CGCAGGCGCTGGCGACCCAGACCCAGGTGCCCTTGCTGCTGCGCGACATCGCCGCAGTGCAGGCGCAGCTGGCGCTTGCCGCTGATGACCTGGACGCGGTGCAGTACTGGCATGCGGCACTGGCGGCGCAGCGCAAGCCTGCTGCACCCATCCAGCAAGAGCAGGAGGCGCTGATCGTCGCCCAATTGCATGGGGCGCTTGGCGAGCACAGCGCCGCGCTCCAGCTTCTAGAGCCGTGGTACACCGATGCGGTAGCGCACGGCAGAACCCGCAGCGAGATCGCGATCCTGCTGATCCAGGCGCAGGCCTATGCCGCACAAGGTGAAGCGGCGCCGGCGGCGCGAGCGCTTGCCCGCGCGCTGCTGCTGGGCCAGCCGCGCGGGCTGGCCCGCCTGTTCCTGGACAACGGCGCGCCGCTGGGAGCGCTGCTGCAGGCCGTCGCGCCCACGCTCAGCCGCAGGCTGGCGGCCTATGCCGCAGGCTTGCTGCAAACGTTGACGCCGGCTCATGCCGCAGATGCAGCGCAGCGAGTGCTGCGCTTGGAGCCACTGAGCGCACAGGAACTGCGGGTCTTGCGCCTGCTGGTGGCCGGTCGCTCGAACGCCGAGATCGCCCACGATTTGATCATCTCCACCAATACGGTCAAGACCCATATTAAGAGCATCTATCGCAAGCTCGACGTCAACTCGCGCGCTGCAGCGCGCGCCGCCGCCCGCGAGTTAGATCTGCTCAAACCGCACCGTTAGCTCCACCCTGCCCCTCACCCCACTAATCACCCCACTAATCACCCCCCCTGGGGGATACCGCCCTCACCCCGTTCCCGACTATCGTACAAACATCGATTTGTACCGTAGCAGGGAGGTTTGATCATGGAACGCACCCCCGTCGAATCGGTCACCTACGCCGATGCCGTGCGCTGGTTTGAAAGCCTGGATCGCCACGCGCTAACCGAGGCGGGTGGCAAAGGCGCCAATCTCGGCGAGCTCACCCGCGCCGGATTGCCGGTGCCGCCCGGCTTTGTAGTGACAGCTGCGGCCTATCGCGCCGTGCTAGCCGTCGCCGGCCTACCCGTGCGGATTGCCGCACGGCTTGAAGGCCTAGCAGTGCAGGATCTGGCGGCATTGCAAGTGGCCAGCCGCGAGATTAGCGCCTGGATCGCAGCTGCCGCTGTGCCTGCGTCCATCCAGGCGGCTATCACGCACGCCTATGCCGCCCTGTGCGAACGTATGGCAACAGAAGCGGACGATCTGCCCGTCGCGGTGCGCTCGAGCGCGACCGCGGAAGATCTGCCCACGGCCTCGTTTGCCGGCCAGCAGGAGACCTTTCTGCATGTGCGCGGCACGGCGGCCGTCCTGGCCCATGTCCAGCGCTGCTGGGCCAGCCTCTGGACACCCCAGGCAATTGCGTATCGCGCGGGCATGGGCTTCGACCACGCGGACGTGGCCCTGGCGGTGGTGGTCCAGGCGATGGCGCCCGCCGACGTGGCCGGGGTCATGTTCACCGCCAATCCCGTGTCCGGCCGGCACGACGAGCTCCTGATCAGCGCTGGCTACGGCCTGGGCGAGTCGGTCGTCAGCGGCAGCATTACGCCCGACACCTTTGTGCTTGCGCCCGACGGCACGCTGCGGGCGCGCACGCTTGGCACCAAAGCACAGCGCAGCGTGCCCGACGGCAATGGCACGCGCACTGAGCCGGTGCCCGATGCATGGCAGGCGCGCTTCTGCCTCGGCGACCAGGATCTGGCCGCACTGGCCGGGCTGGCCCGCCGGGTGGCCGCGCACTACGGCACTCCGCAGGATACCGAGTGGGCGCTGGGCGGCGGCACGCTGTACCTGTTGCAGGCCCGTCCGATCACCACGCTATCGGCTGAGCCGGTTGTGCCCTCCACACCCGACGAAGCGCCGATCAATCGCAAGCCTTCAGGGATCAAGCAGCTGCTGGAGTACTGGCCCGAGCCGCCCACGCCGCTGGATCTCGCGTTCTTCCGCGCTGCCAGCGCAGGCACCAATACGCTCCTGCGCCTCTTCGGTCTGCGGCCTGCGCGCGAGTTGCCCGAGCCGGTCGAGCAGCCTGATGGCCGTATGGCCGTGCGAATGGCAAACCCGCGCCTCTCGCCGGCTATCCTCTGGAGCGTGCCCGCGCAGCTATTATTCACGCACGGCGACCCACTCGCGCGCTGGCAGCCCGTCGCCGAGGCCATGGCCCAGGCCGTCGCGCGCTGGCAAGCGGCCGAGGCCACTGCGGATGCGCCCGCGCTGGCCCGCCTGGTCGTGCGGGAGACCCACGAGTCCGGCATGCTGCTGGGCCGGCGCTTCGCGGCAGTCTTCTTCGTTGGCATCAAGTATCTCATCCTGACCAAGCTCTGGGCATGGCTGGCAGCCGGGCGGGCCGGCGCCGCGCTGGAGGATCGCCTGATGCGCGCGAGCCCGTTCCGCACCGCCCTGCAGAACCAGGCGGTCGCGCAGCTGGCCCAGGTGGCGGCGGCCGACGGCAAAGGCAGCCCGCAGTTCGCAGCCGCGCTGGAAGATTTTCTGGCGGCGTGGGGCACGCGTCCGGCGCGCGGGATGGTCGGCATGGTGAGCACGCCGACCTTGCGCGAAGACCCGGATCAGGTGTTGGGCCTAGTCGACGCGCTGCTGTCCGACTCCGATGCGCTCGCGCCGGAGGAATCCACGCGCCGTGAGGCGGCGGGCTACCACGCGGCGCGCGCCGAGGCCGAGCAGGCGCTGTGGGCGCCGCTGCGCAAGCGGTTTCGTAGTGACCTGGAGTATGCGCGCAACGGGGTGATCACCCGCGAAGACAGCCTGTTCCGCATGGAGGCCATGACGGCGGTGATGCGACACACGGCGCTGCGCCTGGGCAAACAACTGGTTGCGGGGGGAGTGCTGGATGCGCCGGACGACGTATTCTTTCTGCTGGCCGACGAGCTGCTGCCCGCCGCTGAGGGCAAGCTCGCCGTACGCGAACGGATCAGCCGCCGTCGGCAGGGCTATCGCCGGGTGGTTGCCGCGCACAAGCGTGGCCAGCACTGGCTGGTCGCCACCGGCTCGATTGCGGCCAGCGCCATCGCCGCGCCGCAACGCACCCGCGCCGCACAAACCGCCGACGCCACAACGCTCACCGGCCTGGCGGCCAGCAGCGGACAGGTCACCGGGGCAGTGTGCGTCATCCGCGGCCCGCACGAGTTCAGCCGCATGCGCAAGGGCGCGGTGCTGGTCGCACCATTCACCGCGCCGGTCTGGACTCCGTTGTTCCGGCTGGCCTCCGCCGTAATCACCGAGATCGGCAGCCCAGTCTCGCACGCCGCGATCGTCGCCCGCGAGTATGGCATCCCGGCGGTCGTGGCGGTGCCGAACGCGACCAGCGTGCTGCGCGATGGGCAGCACGTCCATGTGGATGGTGCCCGTGGCGTCATTCGCATCACCACGCCTGAGACCAACGGAGGGCGATCATGAATCATGCAGAAACAGCGCTGCCCGCCGCCCCAAAGGCCGGGCTGGCATTCATCTTCGCGGTAGTGCTGCTGGACATCATCGGGCTGTGCATGCTCTTCCCGGTGCAAGCGTACATTGTGCGTACGTACAACACCGACGCGCTGACCGTCACGCTCTTGTCGGTGGTCTACGCTGCGGCACAGTTTTGCGCCGCGCCGATCCTTGGCGCGCTCTCCGATCGGTATGGGCGGCGGCCGGTGCTGCTGATCAGCATGGCCGGCTCGGCGCTGGGCTATGTGCTGTTTGGGATCGGCGGGGCGTTATGGGTGCTGTTCCTCTCGCGCCTGATCGACGGCATCACCGGCGGCAATCTTTCCACAGCGCAGGCCTACATCGCCGACGTCTCGCCGCACGACGCGCGGGCCAAGAACTTCGCGCTGCTCGGCGTGGCTTTTGGGCTGGGTTTCATCATCGGGCCGGCGCTGGGTGGCGTGCTCAGCCAGGTAAGCCTGGCCGCGCCGGCCTACATGGCGTGCGTGCTTTCACTGCTGAGCGTTGGTGCCGGCTGGGTCGTGCTGCCCGAGTCGCTGCCGGCGCAGCAGCGTACGCAGGGGCCGCTGGGCTGGGGCGAGCTCAATCCGTTCGCGCCGCTGATCGGGCTGGTGCGCCGCCCGGAACTACGCGCGCTGTTCGGGGCGCACAGCATCTTCAACTTCGTCGTGATGGGCTACAATACGCTAGCGCCAGTATTCCTGATCGAGCGCTTTGGCGTTTCGCCGTTGAACATCGCCGGGCTGCTGGTGGTAATGGGGCTAATGAATATCCTGGTGCAAGGGGCGCTGGTTGGGCGGCTGGCCAGGCGCTTTGGCGAACGACCACTCGCGCTGGTAAGTCCCCTGTTCCAGGCCGCTGGCGGTATCGCTACCGCAGTTGTTCCGGCGTTCTGGATGGTGTATGTGACCAACAGCATCGCGAGTAGCGGCGCCAGCCCATTCCGCCCCGCGCTGAGCGCGATGATGGCCAACCAGGTGGCAGCTGAAGAGCAGGGCAAGCT
The sequence above is drawn from the Candidatus Kouleothrix ribensis genome and encodes:
- a CDS encoding pyruvate, phosphate dikinase produces the protein MERTPVESVTYADAVRWFESLDRHALTEAGGKGANLGELTRAGLPVPPGFVVTAAAYRAVLAVAGLPVRIAARLEGLAVQDLAALQVASREISAWIAAAAVPASIQAAITHAYAALCERMATEADDLPVAVRSSATAEDLPTASFAGQQETFLHVRGTAAVLAHVQRCWASLWTPQAIAYRAGMGFDHADVALAVVVQAMAPADVAGVMFTANPVSGRHDELLISAGYGLGESVVSGSITPDTFVLAPDGTLRARTLGTKAQRSVPDGNGTRTEPVPDAWQARFCLGDQDLAALAGLARRVAAHYGTPQDTEWALGGGTLYLLQARPITTLSAEPVVPSTPDEAPINRKPSGIKQLLEYWPEPPTPLDLAFFRAASAGTNTLLRLFGLRPARELPEPVEQPDGRMAVRMANPRLSPAILWSVPAQLLFTHGDPLARWQPVAEAMAQAVARWQAAEATADAPALARLVVRETHESGMLLGRRFAAVFFVGIKYLILTKLWAWLAAGRAGAALEDRLMRASPFRTALQNQAVAQLAQVAAADGKGSPQFAAALEDFLAAWGTRPARGMVGMVSTPTLREDPDQVLGLVDALLSDSDALAPEESTRREAAGYHAARAEAEQALWAPLRKRFRSDLEYARNGVITREDSLFRMEAMTAVMRHTALRLGKQLVAGGVLDAPDDVFFLLADELLPAAEGKLAVRERISRRRQGYRRVVAAHKRGQHWLVATGSIAASAIAAPQRTRAAQTADATTLTGLAASSGQVTGAVCVIRGPHEFSRMRKGAVLVAPFTAPVWTPLFRLASAVITEIGSPVSHAAIVAREYGIPAVVAVPNATSVLRDGQHVHVDGARGVIRITTPETNGGRS
- a CDS encoding MFS transporter, with product MNHAETALPAAPKAGLAFIFAVVLLDIIGLCMLFPVQAYIVRTYNTDALTVTLLSVVYAAAQFCAAPILGALSDRYGRRPVLLISMAGSALGYVLFGIGGALWVLFLSRLIDGITGGNLSTAQAYIADVSPHDARAKNFALLGVAFGLGFIIGPALGGVLSQVSLAAPAYMACVLSLLSVGAGWVVLPESLPAQQRTQGPLGWGELNPFAPLIGLVRRPELRALFGAHSIFNFVVMGYNTLAPVFLIERFGVSPLNIAGLLVVMGLMNILVQGALVGRLARRFGERPLALVSPLFQAAGGIATAVVPAFWMVYVTNSIASSGASPFRPALSAMMANQVAAEEQGKLNGVSMALASLMSVFGPLWAGAMYDYVAPGAPFWAGAALLVLASMMVARMPAAARRVPRATEA